The following are from one region of the Salvia hispanica cultivar TCC Black 2014 chromosome 1, UniMelb_Shisp_WGS_1.0, whole genome shotgun sequence genome:
- the LOC125216709 gene encoding uncharacterized protein LOC125216709, whose translation MASSLTMTSSLFGGAVAAKPAAATTRHSQLAVRASMDLEKAAEKSNNTRRGLMLAAAGEAAVSSVANVAMAADKILVTPDLKALTPDLKALTPVNPSTLTLLHSQDSRCRNTTKRFWSRTPTFWSRSS comes from the exons ATGGCATCATCCTTGACCATGACCTCCTCGCTCTTTGGTGGCGCCGTCGCCGCGAAGCCGGCCGCGGCCACTACTCGTCATAGCCAGCTGGCGGTGAGGGCCTCCATGGACTTGGAGAAGGCAGCGGAGAAGAGCAACAACACAAGACGGGGCCTCATGTTGGCCGCGGCTGGCGAAGCAGCAGTGTCGTCCGTCGCGAATGTCGCGATGGCGGCCGATAAAATCCT TGTTACCCCCGACCTCAAGGCGCTGACTCCCGACCTCAAGGCGCTGACCCCCGTCAATCCTAGTACACTGACATTATTGCATTCGCAAGATTCACGGTGTCGGAATACAACAAAAAGATTTTGGAGTCGGACCCCGACATTCTGGAGCCGAAGCTCTTGA
- the LOC125202507 gene encoding cysteine proteinase inhibitor 1-like — protein sequence MDLEKSVAESSNTRRGLVLGAVGAAAVSSIANVAKAADDTNSPTIGGWRPVVADTNEIFLIAVYAVSEHNKQKNASLVLESVLRAEVQVVNGVNCRLVIVAKDSKTGRSNNYLAVVYGKNVPTTIELTSFDALLR from the exons ATGGACTTGGAGAAGTCGGTGGCGGAGAGCAGCAACACGAGACGGGGCCTCGTGTTGGGGGCCGTGGGCGCAGCAGCAGTCTCATCCATCGCGAATGTCGCAAAGGCCGCCGACGATACTAATAGCCC GACGATCGGCGGGTGGAGGCCGGTCGTAGCAGATACAAATGAGATTTTTCTTATCGCAGTATACGCGGTGTCGGAACACAACAAACAGAAGAATGCGTCCTTGGTTTTGGAATCTGTGCTAAGGGCTGAAGTGCAGGTGGTCAATGGTGTGAATTGCAGGCTCGTGATCGTCGCCAAGGATAGTAAAACCGGCCGCTCCAACAACTACCTCGCCGTTGTTTACGGCAAGAACGTGCCTACAACGATAGAGCTCACTTCTTTCGACGCACTTCTTCGCTAG